A region from the Biomphalaria glabrata chromosome 14, xgBioGlab47.1, whole genome shotgun sequence genome encodes:
- the LOC106058524 gene encoding stress response protein NhaX-like isoform X3, giving the protein MRRHLIALDGRKPADYAFEWYLENFARPDDQVVIFHCSLFQLSIALPGAAVNVDAVSKQVQEAMDRANTITQNANEVLKAKGIRGYIIIKSGMKPEEAILLTAEEEKVDHIFMGTRDLNSLERVFIGSVSTNVVRNAKVPVTIVKMSPS; this is encoded by the exons ATGAGACGCCACTTGATTGCTTTAGACGGCCGCAAGCCTGCAGACTACGCCTTTGAATGGTATCTAGAGAATTTCGCTAG GCCCGACGACCAGGTGGTGATCTTCCATTGCTCCCTGTTTCAGTTAAGCATAGCTCTCCCAGGAGCTGCAGTCAACGTAGATGCCGTCAGCAAGCAGGTACAAGAGGCTATGGATAGAGCCAACACAATCACACAGAATGCTAACGAAGTGCTGAAGGCCAAAG GCATCCGAGGCTACATCATCATTAAGTCCGGCATGAAGCCCGAAGAGGCTATCCTTTTGACAGCAGAGGAGGAAAAAGTGGACCACATTTTCATGGGCACAAGAGATCTAAACTCGTTAGAGCGTGTCTTCATAGGCAGTGTCAGCACCAATGTTGTCCGTAATGCCAAAGTGCCAGTGACTATAGTCAAGATGTCACCATCGTAG